The Sporomusa termitida genome has a window encoding:
- a CDS encoding SWIM zinc finger family protein codes for MDNIAKWSQWPADLHQQPDQIKRQFSAAEPKNQPLELDDKTLTGIFAGSGKKPYTTTLGKCTCNDFVKRKLPCKHMYSLAHQLGYTELHAAANDYDKSMTILASYPSTNGWGNWHPGIHKDWTQKERYKRTFEAGMTVKSLLVNEQTAVINGYNVNLKECTCPDFNERKYPCKHIYRLAVELGILEKPLDEAPRYQVSSEGTMFVIKIK; via the coding sequence ATGGATAATATAGCAAAATGGTCGCAATGGCCAGCAGACTTACATCAGCAGCCAGACCAAATTAAGCGTCAATTTTCTGCTGCCGAACCGAAAAACCAGCCACTTGAACTTGATGATAAAACATTAACTGGTATATTTGCCGGGTCTGGAAAAAAGCCGTATACGACTACCCTCGGCAAGTGTACTTGTAACGATTTTGTAAAACGCAAACTACCGTGTAAACACATGTATAGTTTGGCACATCAATTAGGTTATACAGAACTTCATGCTGCTGCCAATGACTATGATAAGAGCATGACCATTTTAGCATCCTATCCTTCAACAAATGGCTGGGGTAATTGGCATCCAGGAATTCATAAAGATTGGACGCAAAAAGAAAGGTATAAGAGAACCTTTGAAGCTGGTATGACAGTTAAGAGTCTACTTGTGAACGAGCAAACGGCCGTAATTAATGGTTATAACGTCAATCTTAAGGAATGTACTTGCCCCGATTTCAATGAGAGGAAATATCCCTGTAAGCACATTTATCGATTAGCAGTCGAATTAGGCATTCTTGAAAAACCTCTCGATGAAGCGCCACGATATCAGGTTTCAAGCGAAGGAACAATGTTTGTAATTAAAATTAAATAG
- a CDS encoding helix-turn-helix domain-containing protein, translated as MVKKPKNKLQNGSPNAYPVETDKSAKEVSATNETPPKRQKMRPDYGEKYQEIGKRIAYYRRQRGLSQEHLAEKLKCSLSDIKLIEGEYGGEAGREWPKSLKRVGFLFEVAEALELGVPAFFLPPNEETFAKHRTD; from the coding sequence ATGGTCAAAAAACCAAAGAACAAGCTTCAGAACGGCTCCCCGAACGCTTACCCTGTGGAGACCGACAAAAGCGCCAAAGAGGTATCCGCAACTAACGAAACTCCGCCTAAAAGGCAGAAAATGCGCCCGGATTATGGGGAAAAGTACCAAGAAATCGGCAAACGGATTGCGTATTATCGTCGGCAGCGGGGACTCTCTCAGGAGCATCTGGCGGAAAAGCTTAAGTGTTCACTAAGTGATATCAAGCTGATTGAAGGAGAGTATGGCGGCGAGGCTGGCCGCGAATGGCCTAAATCGCTGAAACGCGTAGGTTTTTTATTTGAAGTTGCCGAAGCTCTGGAGCTTGGTGTGCCGGCATTTTTTCTGCCGCCGAACGAGGAAACGTTCGCGAAGCACAGGACGGATTAA
- a CDS encoding Y-family DNA polymerase — translation MGLVDFSRFPRRSVLCVDAKSFFASVEAVRRGLDPLEAYIAVVSDVRRAGAVVLASSPRVKSEYNIKTGNRLFEIPKRSPIMVVEPNMALYIKVNQAIQNIFRRFVADEDLHVYSIDESILDVTASHNLFGPAEAMAEAILKMVKDELGLIVAVGIGDNPLLAKLALDNEAKKRPPWIAKWTYEMVPETVWKIQPLTAFWGISRGYDEKLKRMGIYTIEGLAHANPVRLQKTLGVMGLQLYYHAWGLDASIISQKERPKSKSYSKNQILMRDYDVKAEILMIIKEMVGDVCARLRKHQEKCREVHLGIGYSDRELHLGFTARIKLVRPENSTDIISEAARQEFIKRWQGEPVRSVNITAGKIVSQGQEQLELFFAGEEKKHAMDRVVDDLRQRFGKKAIFYAGSMAGGTFLERADYVGGHKGKSE, via the coding sequence ATGGGGCTCGTTGATTTTTCTCGTTTTCCCCGCCGGAGCGTATTGTGCGTCGACGCAAAATCATTCTTTGCGTCCGTAGAGGCGGTTCGGCGGGGGCTTGACCCGCTGGAAGCCTATATTGCTGTAGTGTCGGATGTAAGGAGAGCCGGTGCGGTCGTACTGGCCAGCAGCCCGAGGGTTAAATCAGAATATAATATCAAGACCGGAAACCGGCTCTTTGAAATACCCAAACGTTCGCCGATTATGGTAGTAGAACCCAATATGGCGTTATATATCAAGGTGAACCAGGCCATACAAAATATATTCCGCCGCTTCGTAGCAGATGAAGATCTACACGTTTATAGCATTGATGAGTCCATATTGGATGTTACCGCATCGCACAATTTGTTTGGACCCGCAGAGGCGATGGCGGAAGCCATCTTAAAGATGGTGAAGGATGAGCTGGGGCTTATTGTGGCGGTAGGCATTGGCGATAATCCGCTGTTGGCAAAACTGGCACTGGATAATGAAGCGAAAAAGCGTCCGCCGTGGATTGCCAAATGGACGTATGAGATGGTGCCGGAAACGGTATGGAAAATACAGCCGCTGACTGCGTTTTGGGGCATATCCAGAGGCTACGATGAGAAACTCAAGCGAATGGGTATTTATACGATTGAGGGGCTGGCTCACGCCAATCCAGTGCGGTTGCAGAAAACGCTAGGCGTAATGGGGTTGCAGTTATATTACCACGCCTGGGGCTTGGATGCCAGCATCATTAGCCAGAAGGAACGGCCGAAAAGTAAATCCTATAGTAAAAACCAGATATTGATGCGGGATTACGATGTAAAAGCAGAAATTCTAATGATCATTAAGGAAATGGTGGGAGATGTATGCGCCAGGCTACGTAAGCACCAAGAGAAATGCCGCGAGGTACATCTGGGAATAGGGTACTCGGATAGAGAATTACACTTGGGCTTTACTGCACGGATTAAGCTGGTTCGCCCGGAGAACTCAACAGACATCATTAGTGAAGCGGCACGCCAGGAGTTTATTAAGCGGTGGCAGGGCGAGCCGGTACGATCAGTAAATATTACCGCTGGGAAAATCGTGTCACAAGGCCAGGAGCAGTTGGAACTATTTTTTGCAGGCGAAGAAAAGAAACATGCCATGGATAGAGTAGTAGATGATCTGCGGCAGCGATTTGGCAAAAAAGCGATTTTTTATGCTGGGTCGATGGCTGGCGGAACCTTCCTGGAACGGGCGGATTATGTGGGCGGACATAAAGGAAAAAGTGAATGA
- a CDS encoding C1 family peptidase, with translation MNTHVILPDNREVGTGWLPPLPDLRDYTECHPNLQETIKRLEIEDDTPLPDKMDLRQWCSTPVPEQGKLGACTAHAAAAIIEYFQNRAFGKHFTASRLFIYKNARNLQSVTGDQGAYIRDTMGALALCGVPPEKYWPYTDKDPDFNNEPTSFVYAVADNYEALQYFCHDPAGNNTVPADVLRSVKKYLAAGVPSMFGFYGFASFTDTDVPGNIPGPGPDEKASWSHAVATFGYDDTLKIKNTRYDRETTGALLIRNSWGSTWGDAGYGWLPYEYVLNKLATDFWSLLNMEWIATDHFGM, from the coding sequence ATGAATACACATGTTATTTTGCCTGACAACAGAGAAGTGGGGACGGGTTGGTTGCCGCCCCTGCCTGATCTGCGCGACTATACTGAATGCCATCCCAACCTGCAGGAAACCATCAAACGCCTGGAAATTGAGGATGACACGCCACTGCCGGACAAAATGGATTTGCGCCAGTGGTGCAGCACACCCGTCCCGGAACAGGGCAAACTGGGGGCCTGCACCGCCCATGCGGCGGCGGCCATTATTGAGTACTTTCAGAACCGGGCCTTTGGGAAACATTTTACTGCCTCGCGGCTATTCATTTATAAAAATGCCCGCAACCTCCAGAGCGTGACCGGCGATCAAGGGGCCTACATCCGGGATACCATGGGTGCTTTGGCGTTGTGCGGCGTGCCGCCGGAAAAGTACTGGCCCTATACCGACAAGGACCCTGATTTTAATAATGAGCCGACTTCGTTCGTCTACGCAGTGGCGGACAATTACGAGGCGTTGCAGTATTTCTGCCACGATCCCGCCGGCAACAATACGGTCCCGGCCGATGTCTTGCGCAGCGTAAAAAAGTATCTGGCGGCCGGTGTGCCTTCCATGTTCGGCTTTTACGGCTTCGCTTCGTTTACCGATACCGATGTTCCCGGCAATATTCCCGGTCCCGGCCCGGATGAAAAGGCCAGTTGGAGCCACGCAGTAGCGACCTTTGGTTATGACGATACATTAAAAATTAAAAACACCCGATATGACCGGGAAACCACCGGGGCGCTTTTAATCCGCAACTCCTGGGGCAGCACCTGGGGCGACGCCGGCTACGGCTGGCTGCCGTATGAATATGTACTCAATAAGCTGGCGACCGATTTCTGGTCACTATTAAACATGGAATGGATTGCCACAGATCATTTTGGTATGTAG
- a CDS encoding TonB-dependent receptor domain-containing protein: MVSELAKNNGRAKSVRDRCGAKSRVACVACTLALGVMALPAVAWANNTTADYQYIDPGTGSRDAFLSGGYQPANEATSYYPLQINSSQLNYTYNGTNYNLFGLTGARNLFRAITPLADAGNNPQNMQYNALAVKINGKLYCWSVVTGVSGSNWLTKGFVGTGVTNVINANEKNLLDIATQQRLADIMALPDGSDKEQQLADFVKEYAPQYEYYLVKLTDAELAKMQGMTMPDVNTIIATLPDYEVVGESALKLEDTSSLFQFTQTVANLTPGQKTYAYNEVKVGESSDNSWRPLDRVLYGASGSVLDTDYAINKNWVMDSDGNLIPNSSGGTIDWQNGQSLDPLPADVRTAITVKDVSTVSNSVIDLTYANTSGEDPLINHVINYNDSGAISNGEIGLIQGYFLYDNVIGKIVDFSEYTNEPNRYSLHKIARSLFIENATLAAGTTFRLGNYSMDAALQHAPASGTGKISDRGFVTPNDFNSAMYFSTGNTDSVYITTATQADAQYGKTNLNLQLGWVPGLGYLPAGEAVLRSNDSGQVNLPVLVGILNGAENFTVTAQTSVADGVLSTYEITPVIEQTDNYFTDPEDAAAKKGTAWWLKSYSFVDTGEMSTTGKAVSDNSIINNNLWRSSYLNMFRRTADLHGRYGGSTDLYSAAGADGDGRENVWAQAYHGKVDGKSRYGGSFDQSYNGVQVGYDKLLNKAFYNGRVYTGFYLNKIDGKSTTQSGSGEQDSLGGGLYGTWVGDKGHYLDAGVTASKLKNEFSMVANLGDGTGNSGIVDGTSRTWGYGMGLQYGKLNALADNWWWEPAASFFLGHVDATTYQLSNHLRINQRGYDNATGRLHLRLGKEINDKGTIYAGVNLAHEFAGEQDIHAVYGYQNRSIAAAGGKDTWWEFNVGGTMKISPDGNLNLDFVKTTGSDIGSDWRIDGKLDFAWGGFGGGKGVTGSGAAADSGSAAAVPGADKAQTTTVVMGQAPPVEPRLPERQVTAPTEVPPSVAEPNRPETAGNAENQDNTTVSYSASEAAPAVTADTTVVTLPTGAASEFAFAPVTVEAARPDWEKKLSPGQVSVIYPNTYKGEQKDLPAMLEAVPGLYVQRITGAGHYTVARVRGATGAQVKVFVDGVLMNLNSESAVNLSAIPVDNVERIEVYRGYVPARFGGAPLGGVINIVTKKPDQLGGMVSQGVKSYGGYTGNYQFTAPVGSGSLLATFQRDIWGGDFDFYAHNTYPHDSPRYWEGDVKRASNGYQNSNGMVKWQDEQWLAKVSWKKLHEELPASVGNNLYPNEGYNPGVPSTLINLNKENYEKGFWDRAQDIDQKEFLLGRRATAGNLDWGWQVSYLDNKKDYFNTGYYKRLAALLAAGVSNAPIPGAVVGMEDPQYPGTLWAHYHSKKWGFNLNTAYKMGDSHLLEFSGDVSRETMKANVSEQDTLNLNLGLGNRKYIDQYKILEYHFSLQDTITLNEAGDFKLTPVVRAEKVDMETMNEADKKWQWSAGTALQKQLNDHWSVKTSWGTYNRHPNFYELFGDGATIIPNPGANKLFDAGSRGTWESGSQFDFSVNWQGELAQADTDTVLTWFQRRAKNQFALWMPMVPNAPSTYFPMDEAKVHGLELTHNMKWQRLNLTLAGTWQKPEYAGAKSLRDVESNSAKTSISYTPEWVVNARLDYRWPGDKLNTFIEYNYMAEQFIGQTTNGEDPEDRDNWWMDGLSTFNIGAKYKFDNNWKLAAGINDIFDKGPEVTKTYGKAIYTNNYPLAGRIYYATLEYSF; the protein is encoded by the coding sequence GTGGTATCCGAACTGGCGAAAAATAACGGCCGGGCGAAATCAGTTCGCGATCGCTGTGGCGCGAAAAGCCGGGTGGCTTGTGTCGCCTGTACACTGGCGCTGGGGGTAATGGCCTTGCCGGCGGTCGCTTGGGCGAACAACACTACGGCTGATTACCAATATATAGATCCGGGAACCGGGAGCAGGGATGCTTTTCTGAGTGGCGGTTATCAGCCGGCGAATGAGGCTACTAGCTATTATCCGCTACAGATTAACAGTTCGCAATTGAATTATACCTATAATGGCACCAATTATAATCTTTTTGGACTGACAGGGGCAAGAAATTTGTTCAGGGCCATAACTCCCCTGGCGGATGCCGGCAACAATCCGCAAAATATGCAGTATAATGCCTTGGCGGTCAAAATAAACGGAAAGTTGTATTGTTGGTCGGTCGTCACGGGGGTAAGCGGATCCAACTGGCTTACAAAAGGTTTCGTAGGTACTGGCGTTACCAATGTAATTAATGCTAATGAGAAGAACCTGTTAGATATTGCTACCCAGCAGCGTTTGGCGGATATTATGGCTCTTCCTGACGGCAGTGACAAAGAACAGCAACTGGCGGATTTTGTAAAGGAATATGCGCCGCAATATGAATACTACCTAGTTAAGCTTACGGACGCCGAATTAGCCAAAATGCAGGGGATGACTATGCCAGATGTGAATACGATTATTGCTACGCTACCTGACTACGAGGTAGTGGGAGAGAGTGCATTAAAACTGGAAGACACCTCCAGCTTGTTTCAATTTACGCAAACTGTTGCCAACCTAACGCCGGGACAGAAAACTTACGCCTATAATGAAGTAAAAGTCGGCGAGTCCAGCGACAATAGCTGGCGGCCGCTGGACCGGGTGCTCTATGGGGCAAGCGGCTCGGTTCTGGATACGGATTATGCTATTAATAAGAACTGGGTTATGGACAGTGACGGCAATCTTATTCCTAACAGCAGCGGCGGCACGATAGACTGGCAAAATGGTCAAAGCTTAGATCCTCTGCCAGCCGATGTAAGAACGGCGATTACGGTAAAAGATGTAAGCACCGTTAGCAATTCTGTTATCGACTTAACTTATGCGAATACCTCAGGCGAGGATCCATTGATCAATCATGTTATTAATTATAATGATTCTGGTGCAATCAGCAACGGTGAGATCGGCCTTATTCAGGGCTATTTTCTGTATGACAATGTAATCGGCAAAATAGTTGATTTCAGCGAATACACCAATGAACCCAATAGATACTCTCTACACAAGATTGCCCGCAGTCTGTTTATTGAAAATGCGACGTTAGCGGCAGGCACCACCTTTCGTTTAGGCAATTACAGCATGGATGCCGCGCTGCAGCATGCGCCGGCTAGCGGGACTGGCAAAATTAGTGATAGAGGGTTTGTGACCCCGAACGATTTCAACTCGGCGATGTATTTTAGCACCGGCAATACCGACAGCGTTTATATTACAACGGCTACGCAGGCCGACGCGCAATATGGCAAAACCAATCTAAACCTGCAGTTGGGCTGGGTGCCGGGCTTAGGATATCTGCCGGCGGGAGAAGCCGTGCTAAGAAGCAACGATAGTGGGCAGGTTAATTTGCCGGTATTAGTAGGCATCTTAAACGGCGCCGAAAACTTTACCGTGACGGCGCAAACATCTGTTGCCGACGGCGTCCTCAGCACCTATGAGATTACGCCGGTGATTGAGCAGACCGATAACTATTTCACCGATCCTGAGGATGCGGCTGCGAAAAAAGGAACCGCCTGGTGGCTGAAGAGCTATAGCTTTGTTGATACCGGCGAAATGTCGACGACCGGTAAAGCCGTCAGCGACAATTCGATTATCAATAATAACCTATGGCGCAGCAGTTACCTGAATATGTTCCGCCGTACCGCTGATTTGCATGGCCGCTATGGCGGCAGCACCGACCTGTACAGTGCGGCAGGGGCTGACGGCGACGGCCGGGAAAACGTCTGGGCCCAGGCTTATCACGGCAAAGTCGACGGCAAGAGCCGTTATGGCGGCAGCTTTGACCAAAGCTATAACGGGGTTCAAGTCGGTTACGACAAGCTTTTAAATAAAGCCTTCTACAACGGCAGAGTTTATACCGGTTTTTATCTCAATAAAATTGACGGCAAGTCGACTACGCAAAGCGGCAGCGGGGAGCAAGACAGCCTCGGCGGCGGATTGTACGGCACCTGGGTTGGCGATAAAGGGCATTATCTTGATGCAGGCGTAACCGCAAGCAAACTGAAAAATGAATTCAGCATGGTTGCCAATCTGGGCGACGGTACGGGTAACAGCGGCATAGTTGACGGTACGTCCCGCACCTGGGGCTACGGAATGGGCCTGCAATACGGTAAGCTCAATGCTTTGGCGGACAACTGGTGGTGGGAACCGGCCGCCTCCTTCTTCCTGGGGCATGTTGACGCAACCACGTATCAACTCAGCAATCATTTGCGGATTAATCAAAGAGGGTATGACAATGCCACCGGCAGGCTGCATCTGCGCTTGGGCAAAGAAATCAACGACAAAGGCACCATCTATGCCGGCGTCAATCTGGCCCATGAATTTGCCGGCGAACAGGATATTCATGCCGTGTATGGCTATCAAAACCGATCTATCGCCGCTGCCGGCGGCAAGGATACCTGGTGGGAATTTAATGTCGGCGGCACGATGAAGATTTCACCGGACGGCAATTTAAATCTTGATTTTGTAAAAACGACCGGCAGCGATATCGGCAGTGACTGGCGCATTGACGGCAAGCTGGACTTTGCCTGGGGCGGCTTTGGCGGCGGCAAAGGCGTGACCGGCAGCGGGGCCGCCGCTGACAGCGGCAGTGCGGCCGCAGTGCCTGGCGCTGACAAGGCCCAGACAACGACCGTAGTGATGGGACAGGCGCCGCCGGTTGAGCCGCGACTGCCGGAGCGGCAGGTGACGGCGCCAACAGAAGTACCGCCAAGTGTAGCAGAACCCAATCGTCCTGAAACAGCAGGTAATGCTGAAAATCAAGACAATACGACTGTAAGCTATTCGGCCAGTGAGGCTGCACCGGCAGTGACAGCAGACACAACTGTGGTCACGCTGCCAACCGGCGCCGCCAGTGAATTTGCCTTTGCCCCCGTCACCGTCGAGGCGGCCCGGCCTGACTGGGAAAAGAAGTTGAGCCCCGGCCAGGTATCGGTTATTTATCCCAATACCTATAAGGGGGAACAAAAGGACCTGCCGGCGATGCTGGAAGCGGTGCCGGGGCTCTATGTGCAGCGCATCACCGGCGCCGGTCACTATACGGTTGCCCGGGTGCGCGGCGCAACCGGCGCGCAGGTTAAGGTCTTTGTCGACGGGGTGTTAATGAACCTCAACAGCGAAAGCGCGGTTAATCTCTCAGCCATACCGGTGGATAATGTCGAGCGTATCGAAGTCTACCGCGGTTATGTGCCGGCCCGGTTCGGCGGCGCTCCGCTGGGCGGCGTGATCAACATTGTCACCAAAAAACCGGATCAATTGGGCGGCATGGTGTCGCAAGGCGTGAAATCCTACGGCGGCTATACCGGTAATTACCAGTTTACGGCGCCGGTCGGCAGCGGCAGCTTGCTGGCAACCTTCCAGCGCGATATCTGGGGCGGCGATTTTGATTTTTATGCTCATAATACGTATCCCCACGATAGCCCCCGCTATTGGGAGGGAGATGTTAAGCGGGCAAGCAACGGCTACCAAAACAGCAACGGCATGGTGAAATGGCAGGACGAGCAGTGGCTGGCCAAGGTGTCCTGGAAAAAACTCCATGAGGAACTGCCGGCCAGTGTCGGTAATAATCTTTATCCTAATGAGGGCTATAACCCGGGCGTACCAAGCACCTTGATTAATCTCAATAAAGAAAACTATGAAAAGGGCTTTTGGGACCGGGCGCAGGATATTGACCAGAAGGAATTCCTGCTGGGCCGCCGGGCTACGGCGGGCAACCTGGATTGGGGCTGGCAGGTCAGCTATCTGGACAACAAAAAGGATTATTTTAACACCGGCTATTATAAACGTCTCGCCGCTTTGCTGGCGGCAGGGGTTTCCAACGCCCCCATACCCGGCGCTGTCGTCGGTATGGAAGACCCGCAATATCCGGGGACACTGTGGGCCCATTACCATTCGAAAAAATGGGGCTTTAACCTGAATACGGCCTACAAAATGGGCGACAGTCACTTATTGGAATTCAGCGGCGACGTCAGTCGTGAAACCATGAAGGCCAATGTCAGCGAACAGGATACCCTGAATTTGAATCTTGGTTTAGGCAATCGAAAATATATCGATCAATATAAAATCCTGGAGTACCATTTCAGTCTGCAGGATACCATTACCCTGAATGAGGCCGGTGATTTCAAGCTGACGCCGGTCGTGCGAGCCGAAAAGGTGGACATGGAGACGATGAATGAAGCCGATAAAAAATGGCAATGGTCGGCCGGCACCGCCTTGCAAAAACAGCTCAACGACCATTGGAGCGTTAAGACCAGTTGGGGCACCTATAACCGCCATCCGAATTTCTATGAATTGTTTGGCGACGGCGCGACCATTATTCCTAATCCCGGCGCCAACAAACTATTCGACGCCGGTTCGCGCGGCACTTGGGAAAGCGGCAGCCAGTTTGACTTCAGCGTTAACTGGCAAGGCGAGCTGGCCCAAGCCGATACCGATACCGTCCTGACCTGGTTCCAGCGCCGGGCCAAAAATCAATTCGCGCTGTGGATGCCGATGGTGCCCAATGCGCCCAGCACCTATTTCCCGATGGACGAAGCCAAGGTCCATGGCCTCGAACTGACCCACAATATGAAATGGCAGCGCTTGAACCTAACCTTGGCCGGAACCTGGCAAAAACCGGAATATGCAGGGGCCAAGTCCTTGAGGGATGTCGAGAGCAACAGTGCCAAGACCTCGATTTCGTATACGCCGGAATGGGTCGTAAACGCGCGTCTGGATTACCGGTGGCCGGGTGATAAATTGAACACCTTTATTGAATATAATTACATGGCCGAGCAGTTTATCGGCCAGACCACTAACGGCGAAGATCCGGAGGATCGAGACAATTGGTGGATGGATGGTCTCAGCACCTTTAATATCGGCGCTAAATATAAATTCGACAACAATTGGAAACTGGCGGCTGGTATCAACGACATTTTTGATAAAGGACCGGAGGTTACCAAAACTTACGGCAAAGCAATCTATACGAATAATTATCCCTTAGCCGGCCGCATATATTACGCGACACTGGAATATAGTTTCTAA
- a CDS encoding restriction endonuclease — protein MPTYEDIMLPFLKRLADGQVHSLKELRQVLADDLQLTEEERNRQLPSGLQSIFYNRLSWARTYLKKAMLIEAKAVGQFQITDRGRKILQQNPGRINNRLLAQFNEFKQFKPHYPVKTGDSLEIVGANDVDKTPSEMIHSYYQELRSALAEELLQQILDCSPAFFEHLVLDLLLKMGYGGSREDAAQVVGKSGDGGIDGIIKEDRLGLDLIYVQAKRWKGSIGSPEIHGFIGALQLKAAHKGIFITTSTFTPAAREAAIKAGTRIVLMDGIQLTQLMIEYGVGVTTETVYEVKRIDSDYFLEE, from the coding sequence ATGCCAACCTATGAAGATATTATGCTGCCCTTTTTGAAACGATTAGCAGATGGGCAAGTACATTCCCTTAAAGAGCTGCGACAAGTATTGGCGGATGACTTGCAATTGACCGAGGAAGAACGAAATAGGCAACTGCCTTCAGGTCTGCAGTCCATATTCTATAATCGATTGAGTTGGGCGCGGACATATTTGAAGAAGGCGATGCTGATTGAAGCGAAAGCAGTGGGCCAGTTTCAAATCACAGACCGTGGGCGGAAGATACTGCAGCAGAACCCTGGCCGCATCAACAACCGTTTACTGGCTCAGTTCAACGAATTTAAACAGTTCAAACCACACTATCCAGTAAAGACTGGGGATTCCTTAGAAATAGTGGGGGCCAATGATGTCGACAAAACACCGAGTGAAATGATCCATAGTTATTACCAAGAACTTAGAAGTGCCTTGGCTGAAGAACTCTTGCAGCAAATTCTCGATTGCTCCCCGGCTTTCTTTGAACATTTGGTGCTCGATTTATTGTTAAAAATGGGTTATGGCGGCTCCCGAGAAGATGCAGCTCAGGTGGTGGGAAAATCCGGCGATGGGGGAATTGACGGCATCATTAAAGAAGATCGATTAGGCTTGGATTTAATCTACGTTCAAGCCAAGCGTTGGAAAGGTTCTATAGGAAGCCCCGAGATACATGGATTTATTGGCGCATTACAACTAAAGGCGGCACATAAGGGAATATTTATTACTACTTCGACTTTTACCCCGGCAGCACGTGAGGCTGCGATAAAAGCAGGCACTAGGATCGTTCTTATGGACGGAATTCAATTGACGCAGTTAATGATCGAGTATGGTGTCGGCGTGACGACAGAGACAGTATATGAAGTTAAACGGATTGATTCGGATTATTTTCTGGAAGAGTAG
- a CDS encoding helix-turn-helix domain-containing protein has product MQDNFLDKYREIGRRIAFYRTKRGLSQDALGEKINYSKSYISKIEASNSDVTYSLDILFAIAAGLQLDPVIFFLPINEENFDKHRTDN; this is encoded by the coding sequence GTGCAGGATAACTTTTTAGATAAATACCGGGAAATCGGCCGGCGAATTGCTTTTTATCGTACAAAGCGCGGGCTGTCGCAAGATGCATTAGGCGAAAAGATTAACTATAGCAAAAGCTATATATCCAAGATCGAAGCATCAAATTCAGATGTTACTTATTCATTGGATATTTTATTTGCGATAGCGGCAGGATTGCAACTTGACCCGGTCATTTTCTTTTTACCGATTAATGAAGAGAACTTTGATAAACATAGGACAGATAATTAA